The window TTTCATATCTTCATAGTTTCTGGCATATATAGGCCTTCTTTAATCAAGTATTCGTTGTCTCTAAACGagcatattttctcttttaagcATGTGATGGAAGAAAATAGTTGTTGGGGTATTAAATGCACGTATTTCTTCATGTTGAGAAACCACTCTTTGTTGTTGATGTGTTGAACGCTACTATAAGAAACAACTTCTTTTTACGTCAGAGCAGTTGGGTGCATCAAAACTCTTCTTTTGATAGCAAttgagaaatttcaaaatttagtttcatttgTTCTTAATAGGATTCCACAAATCCTAGAAAAATGTCTCTTCAAAGTATATCTCAAATACAGAGTATTAAAGTCATAAATATTATCTTTAATATCGTATCAGACCATGAATCTATCTTGTTATTGTTTGAAACATCAGGCACAAACTTTACAAAACATGTTCTAATAGTGCATAAAGCGTAgcttctaatttttatatttatgtacatctaatcaaaataaataagaatctTAATTCATCTTAAgacatgaatatatttttacttaataagaattttttaaaattaacttctatatatataagttaattttaactcacgaatgtatttagtttaattttatctttttactttttctttaataaacaatactagttaaaaaaattatcagaatAATATTTTAGTGAAAGACGTATTTAAATTATAGTCGTTTACAATAAGAATAAACCATATCCAATTTATTTATAGAgtacaagaaaataaatttaagttataaaattaacttggtagttaaaaagaaaaagaaaagagagaaatcatGAATTCTTCTGCTAACCACTACTAATCTGccattaaaacaaaaagaaggtTTACCCTACTAAAAATATTTCGAGACTAAATAGGAGTTAGACGGACaagattttattttccattaaattcaattaagaatatcATCAATGGAAAGATGCACCACATCCACAATATTGGATTAGAGCTCCTTCGTTCAGCCGAGGTTCTTCAAGAATCCAATCAAGCCGCTTCCGTTTCTATGTCAAACCCATGTTTCATGAAAGTTGCAGCTTTTCAATGGTCAACTTCAATTGGTAGTCGTGCAACTTTACACATGCctattctttaaatatttatggtcataattttataaatcataACTAAATTAGCTAATTCGACCAATTAGATCAAGAATTCACTAGGTTATTGGTTCTAACAATTCAAGAAacaagcaaagaaaaaaaaatggttaagaaTTATTGGTGCCGGTATTCTTGAAACACaactaatttgtttttaaaaaaatattttttggaacAGTTTTTAAATGAACAAAGacttatatatgtaatttatctataaattcaaattatttaattatctattataaaatatataatatgatttttatacttatttaaaatttaaaattttattttatattatcaatttaattacAAGTGAACaaataaactatatataatgtaattttaaaaatctcatttgtgaGATAAGACTCCAACCCAAAACATGTCAATGACATgcgttatataaaaaatgattttgggaATGATCGTAGTCGTTTTGAAATCTATCACATGAGATCCAATAAGATGGCTCAACCATTCAACAACAGCCCAATGTAATTTGCGATGTGTTTGATGCTTCAAAGTCACGTAGTTAATTGGAATCATGGAGTCTTTGGGTCTAGGCCTACATAAATAAAACCTCAATTTTACTTTTGCCATTAGCGATGGAGTCTCACTTGTATAAACTTTGGTGCACAAGTTAGTAAATGTTAGTCAAAGTTTTCAGAGTGAGATGAGTGTTAATTGGGGTGAAGTTTTCCCTTGTATTTGTAAAGGTTGGAGCAGATGGCTACTTGGTTCAGGTGGATTAGAGGTCCCCCCTTTAGTATACAACCATTAGAAGGATGTGATAGAATAAAGGTCACCATTAAAGTTGTGATGAGGATATTTTTCAAGGAGTGAGTTATTAATAGCTTCACTTATCAGTGACTAAGACGTTTTCACCGAGTTTGAGATAGGTGCCTAGTTACTCTTCTTATTTTCAAGATTAGTCTTACCTTTGGGATATGGGGTTTTATGGGTCAGTTGTTTATTAAGCCATTGGAGAGTTTGTGGTGGTGGGATTTGAAGAGGGTGTGTGGAGGGAGTAATGAAGAAAAACTGTTTGATAAAGGGAGCCGGTGGAAAATCGGGATTGGGGATAAGGCTAGATTTTGGGTTGATTCTTGGGTGGACGAAAATTGTTTGGCAAATTTATTTCCAAGACTTTATCTAATTTCTGAACAAAAGCAAGCAAAGGTGTAGAAGATGAGGATCTAAAGAAATGATTGGTGGTGTTGGAAATTTAGGTGGAGAAAAAAGTCATTTGAGTGGGAGAGGGAGATGCTTTTACAACTAACAAATCTTTTGGAAAATGTGCGGGTACATAATGTTGATCTTGATTTGTGGATTTGGTTGGATAGCCACTCGGGTGCTTACTCTAGAAATTCTGCATATGTACATCAATTCCAGGAGGTTGAGTCCGAACCTCTTTGCAACACACTTGCAGAGACTTGGAGGTTTAAAATTCCTAGCAAAGTTGCGTTCCTAATATGGAGGGTTATAAGAGATAGACTCCTTAGAAAAGAGAACTTGTTGAAGAGAGGAATTATGGTGGAGGAATGGTGTTGTGATGAATGAGAAATTTTGAGTTTGGTTGCATTCCGACAAGTTGAGACATTGGGAAAATTGGCAGGAACCTTGGAGAGACATTTTGACGCTCAATTCAATATGAATTCCACCAAATTGGCAAcatgtattaaattttaaccTCCTTTATGTTGGTAGTATTTAGGGATATAAGGTGGATTGGATACCAAGGCAGGAGACCAAAGACCTTTGTGTATAATAATACTCTAATTTGGTCTATGACAACATTGACAAGGGCAAGTTTACTCTCGGATGATGTCTGATTCACTATTAACGGCATTATGTTAAGGTGGGAAGGAAATAAACAAGTAGCAAATAGAAAGATGAATGTGAAACCTAGCAGTTATTATTTagtgttttgcagaggaaaagtGAGAAatcagagaaataaaaaaatttggaatttattagttatttttatcgGTTTTCAAAAGTGTGAGACATTGTTACTTTAGttcaaaaaaacaataaaattaaaaaagtgcctaaaagtgaaatttatcacttattaattcaaaattcaaaaatcatGTGACTTAAGTCataacattaatatatttttagaaactaaaataacaataaagataaatttaaagactacaataataatataaaacttattttattttatttttttcaaaaataatgtcacaatactttatatttttagacACTAAAATGGTAGTATACCATGATTATAGCTTCAAAttcagtaaaattattttttttacaaaagaaaaataaaatttcatgaaGAAAAAGTACTTTTTTTTCCAATGAGGAGAATGGGAAGATAATaatactatatttatatttatggagAGAAAAGTGTTAGACTCTCAAAcatatttctttaaatatactttttctaATGAGTTAAAATTCAtcgaaaactaaaaataaggaaagagaataattaatatgatgcacatgtcataaaaaaaatttatttttcataaatttcaattaataaaaaaatatgtaaaaaaaatacatcaagaTTATGTTTCTGagcatttctctttctcttcggGAAGTAACCAATCGATGAGATTATGAGAATgggatgaaaatattttttttatctcaacttAACCCTTCCATTTATCATGGATGGATGAAGATAAAATTGAAGTGTAAATATTAGGAAAAAGCGAAGACACACAAAAACGCACGTCACCGTAAACAAACGGTGGTCCAGGAGGGTGGTTGTATCCAGTGGAGGCTTCAACCTACGAACTTGTCCTTATAATCACTCGCTCTCCTAcgcttcttctttctctctccacTCCCATTCCACACCCCACACTCTTCTCCTCTATTTAACAACGCCCgaaaaaaaattagggtttTCAATTTGGGGAAATAAAAATAGGGGGAAATATTCTGGAGAGAGTGTGTAGAAAATATGGTTGTCGATGATATGACGCTGTGCATCATCGTCGGCTATGGAGGTTCCTCTTCTTCTCGTTTCTCCGATGCTTATCCCAAAAGGTAATAAATAATCCTTGAAGATCTTTGTCtctcttctttaaaaaaaaaactgttttttttcctctctctctctctctctctctctctctcttatggaTTTGATGGTTATGGTTCAATGCTTTTCCCCTGATTTTGGAGGGTTTTTGGAGTTACCTCGAATAGGGTTAAACATAATTCACCTCTAGCGTTTTCGAAATCTCTTCCTCTCTTACAGAGATTGAAGAGATATATCACTGTGTCACTCTCTCTGTTATATAATATAGATAGATAGTTAATTAGTTAGTTctgttcttatttatttattaatttataaagaaaattagaagaactgttattattattattttaaataggttggatttgttgatttttttctcCTGTTTTCAACTCAATTTGATAAATCTAGGGGTTTGATGGAGGGGAGATATAGTGGGGATTGATATGATGAAGGTGTTTATAAGGTTGTTTtgttgaattgtgtttttgGGATGGCAATATTGTACGAACCAGCAATAAAACTCATCCACCAGATGAGCTAGCATGGGCGATTCTTGTCTTACTTCTATGTCAATGGAGAATCACCACCCCTCCACGCTCTTGTCAATGGACTCAAGTGCATCTTCTCACGAGGAACTGGATTTGGAGATGAATCGCCAAATCATACTCACTCGTCCGCCCGATATTAACCTGCCCCTCTCCGCCGAGCGCAGCCCGCCGCCACAGCCGTGGAATTCTGAGCCCTGTGATATTCTGGATGTTGGTCTTGGTACTCAAGGCTACGAGACTGAGAGTTTTCTTAATCTGCCCAAAGCTGGTAGGAAGTGCGCGAAGCGTGTTGATAGCATATGGGGTGCTTGGTTTTTCTTCAGTTTTTACTTTAAACCTGCTTTGAACGATAAGTCCAAGGCCAAGATTGTCAGGGACAGCAATGGTGTCTCAGGGTTCGATAAGTCTGATCTGAAGCTGGATGTTTTCATGGTTCAGCACGACATGGAAAACATGTACATGTGGGTTTTCAAGGAGAGGCCGGAGAACGCACTTGGTAAGATGCAGCTGAGGAGTTACATGAATGGGCATTCTCGCCAAGGGGAGCGCCCGTTTCCGTTCAGTGTTGACAAGGGTTTTGCTCGGTCCCACAGGATGCAGCGAAAGCATTATAGAGGACTATCAAACCCTCAGTGCGTGCATGGTGTTGAGGTTGTTTCCGCACCCAGTCTGATGACCCTGGATGAGGATGATCGAAAAAGGTGGATAGAACTCACTGGCCGGGATTTGAATTTCACAATCCCACCTGAAGCAAGTGATTTCAGTTCATGGAGAAATCTTCCCAACACGGACTTTGAGCTTGAGAGACCACCTCCCCCAATCAAGAGTGGTCCTAATGCACACCCGAAGAAGCTGCTTAATGGATCCGGACTTAATGGATCTGGACTTCATCTATCTAACCACAGTAATGGTGATGGGTTGGACCTCTCTCCTGTCAGcagcaaaaaaaggaaggaCTTTTTCCCTCAtggaaatgaagaagaatgttACTTGGCTGTTAATCCTCCATCTGATCGTATACCAGATATAGAAATGCACCCAACCGAGCCACACTGGTTGAATGACTTCAGCGGGGTGATAAAGAGTGTTTATGGACCTGTTACAGCTGCAAAAACTATTTATGAGGATGAACAAGGTTACTTGATTATTATCAGTCTGCCCTTTGTAGATCTTCCAAGTGTGAAAGTTTCATGGAGGAACACTCTGACTCACGGTATCATAAAGGTTTCTTGTATGAGCACATCTCGGAAGCCTCTCATCAAGAGACATGATAGGACATTCAAGCTTACAGATCCATCGTCAGAGCACTGCCCCCCTGGAGAGTTCGTCCGAGAAATCCCTCTTTCAACTCGAATTCCTGAAGATGCCAACATAGAAGCATACTACGATGGGCCAGGATCAGTGCTTGAGATCCTGGTGCCAAAACATCGCGTGGGACCAGAAGAGCATGAAGTCCGGGTTTGCCTCCGCCCTCATCTGGGAGGGAATGATCTCAAGTTAACTTGAGATAggcacttaaaaaaatttgttagggATTCCGGTATGGTTCGTATGTCATTGTTTTTCTAACTTTGTACCATACAGTGTTATTTGCAATAGAATTGTGTCTCTTATGTTTGTCTCTAGCAATTTTAGCTCACTGACTGCCCTGGTTCTTTTTGTTCCGGTGCATCTGTATTATGCTTTTGATTGTAAGCAGTATTGAACAGCTAGTTCtcataatttataagaaattacCAAATCATACCTTTGGaataatttgttatttgatTTCGACCTTTACATGGATTCTGATTTATTATCCTCTCGTTCTAAGCTATCTCTTATTTTGGATAGAATGTTATACAAGAGTATAAGGTAGTTTTGCCTCCGAATGAGTATTTGTTCATGTGAATACATCCTGCAGTTAACAATATAACAAGACTCGATGATAGAGTTAACTTTCACTAGAGCAGTAAAATAATGAATGTGAAGAACAAGTTAAACTACTCCTATTCAGCTGCATCACTATATGTGTACCATATTAACGTCTTTGATTATGTTATACAAGATTAATGGGTGGGATTCTTACGGAAAGTCAGAAACCATTGTCCGATAATCTCCGCACCTTTTATAAcagaaatttcaattcaatgGACCCTACCTTTTTAGACTATGTTGGAATATTGGTTAAAAGAACAAAGTCAACACCCACTATCATATTAATAATCCTGAAGAACTTGTTACCTGTGGaatagattttttcttttttgttttctaagaatTCCAAAATGATATGTTGACTAAATAACAGAAGATATTTTAACCATCCCATTACATGATTCAGGAATCATTCCTATAAAGATGTAATGGACTAGGCCCATTTCAAGTGATATTTTGTGAGTTAACAGAAGTAGGAGCAAGCAATTTTTGACTAAATAATAGATTGGTCTCTTTGTATGGTGAGTGTTTAGATTGCAACAAGGATGAAATAGATAGAGTGGAAGTTGGGAAGTGTTTCGTTCATGTTTGTTGGCCAAGATGGCATCTAATtgaaatgatgattttttttccctctcctTTTTGGTCACTGGATGTCCTTTTCTAtgaacttttcttttatttatttttttttccctttatttggTCATTGAATACTTTTCTCATTTACGCGTTAGGAAGGGAAGGCTATCATCCTTTGATGAACAGATACATAACAAGTGGTCCAGTTaagagttaatttatttttggaaagGGGGTGGCCGTGGCtgtaaatttcatattaaatagTCCTTTTACTATTACTTTATATAGTTAATGACTTTGTGACGAATTTATAActattctcattttattttgatttgtataTTTGATCTGCTtaaccatctttttttttttatatctatcactaaatataattttaatatgtgaCAATTTCAAACCACAACAAACTTAAATCTAAGGATTCAATCTTGAAAACTTTAAAGATCAAGAactcaattataatttaaaaaaaaattaagagaccaAATTAAAAGTTTCTAAAAAGTTCAGGTACtaaactttcttttatttttattttttaaagattttcatttactttctatttttgtttgtttcttagggtccctttcttttctctctctttttttccttgtgAACCACAATGTCCACATGAAGGAACACCAAGGGACCAGCAAACCTTTCAGCTACCCACTTACCCTGCTTGGTAGGGCTTACTGTATTAAGAAAAATTGAGGTCGAAAGAATAATTCACTAAATGTCAAATcgtatttaactatttataaatCAAATCTACCGAAGTGAGCGGCCGGAAGCGAAACAAACAAGTAAAATAGGGTTAtcactattttaattatatagttTATTGTCAAATATTTGGTTTGATTTCATCTCAATCAAAAAAGAATTACATTTCACAAATGCTAATCATGGTTCCGGAGATATACTTTTAgaatagatatatattttttaataaaatatcacttaagaattataatgattgatgagaaattaaaaaataataataaatatttatctcataTACATGTTTGttagtcttatttttatcttttctttattattctttaaactttaattttaaattattttcaccgTACATTCATGATATAGTATTGcattttcatcattattatacaatattatatttttcttcatgtGACTATGCATTTTAGGTAGTTTATCACTAACTTCATATATTATGCATCTTAATTACAAAGCAAAACTAAATACAATATAGGGGtgtacttagaaaaaaaatgagggtGTAAATAATAAGTGTCTTTAAATtatgaagtaaaaaagaaagtttaaaagtaAATGGAGAAAACTATTTCCAAAATATAGGTAGTAAACTAATAATACtaaaactgaaaacaaaattaataaaaaaaaaacttaaaagggTTTGAGTCTAAGATTTTGgaaatagaagagaaagaagtgtatttaatttttgaaaggaCATAAATATCCTTgaactaaaaaaactaaaatacaattttctcttatttgaatttagtttatgttattttaaatcaattaagaTATTAAGTTACTTAACTAATTTatagtttaaattatttaaatctagctaattgatttaattcaaaTACTCTCTCTCATTTAATTTATAAGACtcaattaattacttaattcaagaagattaAAACGAATGATTTCTTTTTGGTGAATGAagtgtaattaatttttgaaagagtcattaatttagttgataataataaatatatcttaaatttataattttgttcctaaattatcattgttattgatactcatttctctttcttctaattattttattattacaacctctcttttaattaagaatattttaatatagatttaaatatatttttcatatttataatatagtctgtttttattctattatctaaatttcacttcttttatttattacctaaaatatttttatatttaattttagtatgtATCAATTAAGATCCATTaagtgattattattattattattattattattattattattataagcaCCATAAAAATATACATCAGAGATGGCTATACATTAAGGGTTTCTAAGaatgaataataaaagaagagtgaaaagcatgataaaaatatacatCAAAGATGATTATACCATAGTTATTTTTTTCGGCAAATGTTAactaataatatcaataattttttattagtaaaaaaattcaaatttgtaatttctctttcttttttttattttatcattaaatcagtCTTATATTTCGGAGTATACCATAGTTGTGCGTGGCTGTGATATGAAATTCAACCTATGAATGAATGTGACATAGTTCCAAGAGTGAGGAGGACAAAGTAGAAATGTCGAATAAGAAGGGTAGCTTAACATACAGAAATCACGCGTGGGATTAAAATGGGTCTGTGGCTGTGCCGTGTGCAGCGTCACTGCACCACCTACACAGCGTGAGCGAGCCACGATTACGAATAATTGATATGCAGTATGCTCGTTGACCACTTAATTGCACTCATATTAAAACATaggtttaattaagtttttgatAGCtgtttttaactattatttaatatttatttttttaattaattacttaaaaaaaatcaattttattttattatttatcgtAGTCACCTTCCGTTAAATTATAACGTCACATTTATAGTGTTACGTCATCACGTCTTATTACAAACATCTCTTTAATACATCATCACCTTCACCTTCAACTAGTGTCAGTGATTGGACGTAATGATGTGGTAATCTGTCACGTCATCACTTAACCGgaggattaaatttttttttcaagtaggtatttgacaaaaaatgaatttttaggtaGTAATTTAAGAATGATCTATTTTTCAggtatgaaaaaatttatttaatatatgacatgaaaaatttatttaaaccatatataattGGTGTTTTACGGTCTATAATTAATGTACATATGcaaatatgataaattgataggtgagttattataaattttaaataatatatttttttattcctatcaataaaaaatatcttattaatttaatgtatttcttattttgaacgaggaattatcttaaaaaataaataagataaaattttttaagtctatataaaagtaaattatatatatgtttatcaagttattttaattcaattttaattttttgacaagcttataaatatttgatcaaataaaagtgtttgaGAAACGATTTTTTCTTATTGACTTATAAGATTTACTTTTAAACATAACTGAAATTTATAATtaccattttcatttttattttaaataaaataataaattttatcaattatcattttatctgaaattaaattacttaCTTTAATAAAACTCCTCCTTATCATttttgactaaaaaaatattttttaaattggattaaataagtttttcatatttgaaaaaataagtcGTTTTCATATTACtacctaaaaattcattttttgtgaAATATTTACTGAAAAACTTTTCAGTATGATTCTACTACATATTGTTACTTCCCTACCGTTAAATGATGACGAGACAGACAAATTATCGCATCATCATGCTTAAAAAACTTTTCAGCACTGACACATCATTATCACATCATTTATTGAAGGTGCTGACATAACAATGACACAATGATATGACAATTTATATATCACGTCATCATTTAACAGAAAACGATTaacgaaaaataataaaataaaattatttttttttcaaatacttgattgaaaaaaaatattaaataataatctaaaaacaaCTTACAttccaaatataaaaaaaaaaaacttaattaaaactaaaagataTACATAACTTCATACATAGTAAACCAAATTCAAATCGATCCTAATGGATAGATAAGTTAATATAAGAGTGCCAATCAGCTTATCCGATTGAATACAAACTATTTTTAACTTAACAAAACAAACTAGTGCTCATTTGGGTGAACTTTGGCAGAGCATGAACACACATTCAAATAAGACACCTGTTTTGTTACTTTTTGTCTCAAATGCACGTTTAGATGCCTTGGAGTTGGAATGGTCACTCAAACATGTTATTAATCATcggaaaatttgaaaatcactttttttatcattagattAGATTATTAGGTTTAAAACTAATTCATTCCAAATCAAAACAAACTTTATTATGTATTCAGattatctaataattatttaaatgatcatGTATTTTAAAACTTGATcaactattatatatttattatgtggGCGATTATAATACCATTTTTAACTTACAGTTTAAATActaattttgaatgaaaaaataattaatgtactaatattacaaaaaaaaaacaagttattaATTTGAGTGGTGCTAGATTTTTCCTTAAACAAAGTCtcatgaatgaaaataaaaatatgatttagaaaaaaaattctattaaagGTACAGTCagattttttgacaaaaattaattatcaatcaaa of the Glycine max cultivar Williams 82 chromosome 13, Glycine_max_v4.0, whole genome shotgun sequence genome contains:
- the LOC100804386 gene encoding uncharacterized protein, with the translated sequence MGDSCLTSMSMENHHPSTLLSMDSSASSHEELDLEMNRQIILTRPPDINLPLSAERSPPPQPWNSEPCDILDVGLGTQGYETESFLNLPKAGRKCAKRVDSIWGAWFFFSFYFKPALNDKSKAKIVRDSNGVSGFDKSDLKLDVFMVQHDMENMYMWVFKERPENALGKMQLRSYMNGHSRQGERPFPFSVDKGFARSHRMQRKHYRGLSNPQCVHGVEVVSAPSLMTLDEDDRKRWIELTGRDLNFTIPPEASDFSSWRNLPNTDFELERPPPPIKSGPNAHPKKLLNGSGLNGSGLHLSNHSNGDGLDLSPVSSKKRKDFFPHGNEEECYLAVNPPSDRIPDIEMHPTEPHWLNDFSGVIKSVYGPVTAAKTIYEDEQGYLIIISLPFVDLPSVKVSWRNTLTHGIIKVSCMSTSRKPLIKRHDRTFKLTDPSSEHCPPGEFVREIPLSTRIPEDANIEAYYDGPGSVLEILVPKHRVGPEEHEVRVCLRPHLGGNDLKLT